ACTTGCCGAATATATCAGGCGGACCGGGCTTGCCCCAAAGCAGGTTCAGGACTTTACACCGACCCCGATGACCCGTTCGACCGCGATGTACTTCACGGGAATCGATCCGATGACCGGGGAGAGGGTTCATATCCCAAAAGGGCGTGAACGGCAGATACAGCGTGCATTTCTCAGATATATGGATCCCCCAAATTATCCCCTCGTCCGTGAAGGGCTCATCTCTGCCGGGAGAAAGGATCTCATCGGGGAGGGGAGGGAGTGCCTCGTCCCGCCGGAGAGGAGAGAAAAAGCATTATCCGGAAGAGGCTATATCTCATCATATGCACAGAACAGGAATCGCAGTACTCCTCATCGCCGTTCTCCTGCTCCCAAACGCAGGGGCCATGGAAGCGGTGATAGGTGAGACGGTTACCCTCGCCGGATCAGCAGCAGGGGCAGATACGATCTATCTCTTCATGACCGGCCCAAACCTCGATCCGGGCGGGGTTCCACTCCATGATCCATCACTATCTGCCGCAGCAGGGCAGTTTACGACAGTCCGCGTCTCCTCTGAAGGAAGATGGGAGTACTCCTGGAGCACCGCAGGACTGGGGATTGATGCAGGTTCCTATTCTGTCTTCGCCGTCACCGAGCCACGGGATCGGAGAAATCTTCAGGGTGCAACCTATACGATACTCCCGGTGAGACTCAGCCAGGGGAGCATCACTCTCCGTGAAGAGCGGGGCTCTCTCCAGGTGACAATCGCTCCATACGGTGCACGGGTGGAGATCGACTCCGACTATCGGGGAGAGACACCACTCGGGATATCACTGCCTCCGGGAGGGTATCATCTGGTGGTCACCCATGACGGATACGAACCCTTCATCATGGATATTTCGGTCTATGACGACAGGACGACATCCATTGTAACCAATCTTACACCAATTATGACCCCGGAGCCACCGGAGACGACCGCCCCACCGGCAACCGAGGCGGCAGGATGGTGGGTTGCAGTCGCGGGGGCCGGCCTCCTCATCGGATACAGGCTGAGACGTTAGGCGCGGGCAGCATCGGCAAAGAAGTTCTCAAGGAGGCGCTTCATATCAAGCCAGAGGATGAGGCTGGTCTGCTCATCCTCCTCGCCCACGCCATCCCGCCTGATCCTGATGATGCCCCGGAGATAATCAGTCACCTCATCGCCGTACCCTTCCTTTGAGAGATCGATGTCAGACTCCGGAACATGCATCACCGAATGAACATCATCGACGATCATCCCGACATTGGTTCCCTGCGACGTCTCGGGGACGAGGACGATGATCTTCCGATCCCCGTCTGTCTTTTCAGGAACCGAGAGAAGCTCATTTAAGGAGAGGATCGTCGTTATCTCACCCCTGAGGTTCATGATCCCTTTGATATACGGCGGTGTCCGTGGGATCTCCGTGATCGGCTTCATCTCGACGATCTCACGAACGAGATGGATATCAAGTGCATAATGTTCTCCGCCAAGTTCAAAGTCAACAATCTCGATATATCCATCCATATATAATCACCATACACACCCTCTACCGGGAAAGGTACTGATCTGAAGGTTGGTGAGAAATTGTACACTCCACAATGATATAAATTGATCCTGAGCAGAAAGATGCGATAGCTATATATTTCATTTTTCCCTTCTGTTATAATGGGATATTCGATGCAGAAAGAATTCTCTCTTCTCATGATTGCAATGGCGGTACTGCTCATTGCAACAGTAAGCCCGGCCGCCGCACAACTCGGCGGCGATGTCGGGATCATCTCGGTCACTTCCAGTCCGAGCGGGG
Above is a genomic segment from Methanocalculus alkaliphilus containing:
- a CDS encoding PEGA domain-containing protein yields the protein MHRTGIAVLLIAVLLLPNAGAMEAVIGETVTLAGSAAGADTIYLFMTGPNLDPGGVPLHDPSLSAAAGQFTTVRVSSEGRWEYSWSTAGLGIDAGSYSVFAVTEPRDRRNLQGATYTILPVRLSQGSITLREERGSLQVTIAPYGARVEIDSDYRGETPLGISLPPGGYHLVVTHDGYEPFIMDISVYDDRTTSIVTNLTPIMTPEPPETTAPPATEAAGWWVAVAGAGLLIGYRLRR
- a CDS encoding chemotaxis protein CheW, which produces MDGYIEIVDFELGGEHYALDIHLVREIVEMKPITEIPRTPPYIKGIMNLRGEITTILSLNELLSVPEKTDGDRKIIVLVPETSQGTNVGMIVDDVHSVMHVPESDIDLSKEGYGDEVTDYLRGIIRIRRDGVGEEDEQTSLILWLDMKRLLENFFADAARA